Proteins co-encoded in one Papaver somniferum cultivar HN1 chromosome 5, ASM357369v1, whole genome shotgun sequence genomic window:
- the LOC113281727 gene encoding uncharacterized protein LOC113281727, whose amino-acid sequence MVTAASALEIKVEQNNEKSSLSESTPSTSNAEIKEISDQASEHSDHTEKVEEKSEGVEGEEGECGFCLFMKGGGCKDSFTAWEVCVEEGERNKEDIVEKCSEITSLLKKCMDEHADYYAPILRAEKAMEEEVNNQLDQEKAEETQLERKAELEQEKEKQQEN is encoded by the coding sequence ATGGTTACGGCTGCTTCCGCCCTAGAAATCAAAGTTGAACAAAACAACGAAAAATCCTCACTTTCTGAATCGACCCCTTCCACGTCAAATGCTGAAATTAAAGAAATTTCAGATCAAGCCTCGGAACATTCAGATCATACAGAAAAAGTAGAAGAAAAAAGTGAAGGAGTAGAAGGAGAAGAGGGGGAATGTGGGTTTTGTTTGTTTATGAAAGGAGGTGGATGTAAAGATAGTTTTACTGCTTGGGAAGTATGTGTTGAAGAAGGAGAAAGGAATAAAGAAGATATTGTTGAGAAATGTTCTGAGATTACTTCATTACTTAAGAAATGTATGGATGAACATGCTGATTACTATGCACCAATACTGAGAGCAGAAAAGGCAATGGAAGAAGAAGTAAACAACCAATTGGACCAAGAAAAGGCGGAGGAGACTCAATTGGAGCGAAAGGCAGAACTGGAACAGGAAAAggagaaacaacaagaaaatTAG
- the LOC113281726 gene encoding phosphate transporter PHO1 homolog 3-like gives MKFGKELSLQMVQEWQEAYIDYTNLKSLLKDILHFKQKNKPPQQMPTLPNGGLNRRVSLYRAFSGLTRRPSNITEEDVEDQVILVNAVQQVGSECCYHTQFLKSSERGGEYELVFFRRLDDEFNKVSQFYKMKVGLVLNEAQELNKQMDALIALRLKVHKPTVPFEDVIPSWDSKGNRSPVCKEMAHMEVIEEIEKSQRGTDHKPEADSTLASLDVLNHVKINVKLETPRSTIKGIFTDSKYRDLTFSIQELREVEEQLKRAFFEFYQKLRLLKSYSFLNLLAVSKIVKKYDKITSRSASKAYLKMVDNSYIGSSDEVTKLMERVEATYIKHFSNANRSKGIIALRPKARPERHRTTFCLGFFSGCSVALAVGIGVIIHARNIFNHDRRGQYMENMFPLYSLFGFIVLHLVMYSANVFFWRRYRVNHPFIFGFKPGTDLGYRQVFLVGAGLAVLALAGVLSNLDMDLDPRTKSFQALTELVPLGLVSVLLLITFCPFNIMYRSSRFFLLRCLLHCVFAPLYKVTLPDFFLADQLTSQVQALRCLEFYICYYIGGDFRQRKNSCNKSQIFQIFYLIVAVIPYWFRFIQCIRRFVEEKDKMQGYNGLKYLSTIVAVVIRTIYEQKMGTTLKIMAGASSMIAAVANTYWDLVIDWGLLQWHSKNFCLRDKILVPHKSVYFIAMILDVLLRFAWLQSILGFREFFFFHRTAVTAIFACLEILRRGIWNFFRLENEHLNNVGNYRAFKSVPLPFNYNEDDDKDE, from the exons ATGAAGTTTGGGAAGGAATTGTCCTTGCAGATGGTGCAGGAATGGCAAGAAGCATACATAGATTATACTAATCTAAAGTCATTACTGAAAGATATTTTGCACTTCAAACAGAAAAACAAACCTCCACAGCAGATGCCCACATTGCCTAATGGCGGTTTAAATAGGCGTGTATCTTTATACCGCGCTTTCAGTGGGTTAACACGACGACCGAGTAATATCACAGAGGAAGATGTAGAAGATCAAGTCATACTGGTGAATGCAGTTCAACAAGTAGGATCTGAATGTTGTTACCATACCCAGTTTCTCAAGTCATCTGAAAGAGGAGGAGAGTATGAGCTTGTATTCTTTAGAAGATTAGATGATGAATTTAACAAAGTAAGCCAGTTTTATAAGATGAAAGTTGGATTAGTTTTGAATGAAGCTCAGGAGCTTAATAAACAGATGGATGCTTTGATTGCTCTACGGCTTAAGGTGCATAAACCAACTGTTCCGTTTGAAGATGTTATCCCTTCGTGGGATTCAAAAGGGAATCGATCACCAGTATGTAAAGAAATGGCGCATATGGAAGTCATAGAAGAAATTGAGAAGAGTCAAAGAGGTACTGATCACAAGCCTGAAGCGGATTCTACACTTGCTAGTTTAGATGTCTTGAATCATGTCAAGATCAATGTCAAACTTGAAACTCCAAGGTCGACCATAAAAGGCATTTTCACAGATTCAAAATATAGAGACTTGACTTTCAGTATTCAAGAGCTAAGAGAAGTAGAGGAACAACTTAAACGCGCCTTTTTCGAATTCTACCAAAAACTAAGACTTCTAAAAAGCTACAG CTTCTTAAATCTCCTGGCAGTTTCAAAGATCGTGAAGAAGTATGATAAG ATCACTTCGAGAAGTGCGTCTAAAGCATACTTAAAGATGGTAGATAATTCATATATTGGAAGCTCCGACGAG GTTACTAAGCTAATGGAAAGGGTGGAAGCCACCTATATCAAGCATTTCTCAAACGCCAATCGCAGCAAGGGCATTATCGCTTTAAGGCCAAAAGCAAGACCAGAAAGACATCGAACAACATTTTGCTTAG GTTTCTTCTCTGGTTGTTCAGTAGCTCTTGCAGTGGGTATTGGTGTTATCATACATGCAAGAAATATCTTTAACCATGACAGGCGTGGTCAATACATGGAAAATATGTTTCCACTGTATAG CTTGTTCGGATTCATTGTGCTACATCTTGTCATGTACTCCGCAAATGTATTCTTTTGGAGGCGATATCGTGTGAATCATCCTTTCATATTCGGCTTCAAACCAGGGACAGATTTGGGTTATAGACAAGTTTTTCTTGTGGGTGCAGGACTTGCTGTACTAGCATTAGCTGGTGTCCTCTCAAACTTGGACATGGATTTGGATCCAAGAACCAAGAGTTTTCAAGCGTTAACCGAATTGGTTCCTCTGGGTCTAGTCTCT GTTCTACTTCTTATTACATTCTGCCCTTTCAATATCATGTATCGTTCAAGTCGCTTCTTCCTTCTTCGTTGTTTACTACACTGTGTTTTCGCTCCTCTTTACAAG GTTACTCTCCCCGATTTTTTCTTGGCAGATCAGCTTACTAGCCAG GTTCAAGCGTTGAGATGCCTGGAGTTTTACATTTGCTACTATATAGGGGGAGATTTCAGACAAAGAAAGAACAGTTGCAACAAAAGCCAAATCTTTCAGATATTCTATTTAATTGTAGCAGTAATTCCATATTGGTTTCGCTTCATTCAg TGTATCCGGCGCTTTGTTGAAGAGAAAGATAAAATGCAAGGGTATAATGGGTTAAAATACCTGTCCACAATAGTTGCTGTTGTAATAAGAACGATATACGAACAAAAGATGGGAACAACTTTGAAAATCATGGCAGGAGCAAGTTCAATGATAGCAGCAGTTGCTAATACATACTGGGACCTTGTCATAGATTGGGGTCTTCTACAGTGGCACTCGAAAAACTTTTGTTTGAGGGACAAAATCCTTGTTCCTCACAAAAGCGTCTATTTTATAGCCATG ATCTTAGATGTTCTACTCAGATTCGCTTGGTTGCAGTCAATTCTAGGTTTCCGTGAGTTCTTTTTCTTCCATAGAACAGCTGTAACAGCAATATTTGCCTGCCTAGAAATCCTACGCCGTGGAATATGGAATTTCTTCAG GTTGGAGAACGAGCACTTAAACAATGTAGGAAACTACCGTGCATTCAAGTCAGTGCCACTACCTTTCAACTATAACGAAGACGATGACAAGGATGAGTAG
- the LOC113281728 gene encoding O-fucosyltransferase 3-like, with product MEVRSDVVHHLRNDNNNNNNKIPSSSSSTSSLPRTRLQVWFIRVCSSILVWTLFIQLVAVGELWQPHLLKGLSNHFKAVRLEEVAPPPAPLLPQRVYKSNGYLKVSCNGGLNQMRAAICDMVTVARFLNLTLVVPELDKTSFWADPSNFDDIFDMKHFIDSLRDEVHIIKRLPKRLNRKVANQLLEMSPVSWSTEKYYLEQVLPLFSKYKVIHFNKTDARVANNGLPVDFQKLRCRVNYQALKFTPRINALGNKLVRLLKEKGTFVALHLRYEMDMLAFSGCTHGCTEAEAEELKRMRYAYPWWREKEIVSEERRSQGLCPLTPEEAALVLQALGFHRDTQIYIASGEIYGNERRLATLRAAFPRIVKKEMLLDPLDLQQFQNHSSQMAALDFMVSVASDTFIPTYDGNMAKLVEGHRRYLGFRKSILLDRRKLVELLDLYQNGTIPLGRFSSDVRLMHEKRLGQPSRRKAIVDKPKEEDYFYPNPHECVCERVNCDGLTGNLGNSSVG from the exons ATGGAAGTTAGATCTGATGTTGTTCATCACTTGAGAAAtgataacaacaataataataataagataccttcttcatcatcatcaacatcgtcgttaccaagaaCTAGATTACAAGTATGGTTTATTCGTGTATGTTCAAGTATTTTGGTTTGGACATTGTTCATTCAGTTAGTTGCTGTAGGTGAGCTCTGGCAACCTCATTTGTTAAAGGGTTTGTCTAATCACTTTAAGGCCGTTCGGCTTGAAGAAGTTGCTCCTCCTCCTGCCCCTCTTCTTCCTCAAA GAGTCTACAAAAGCAATGGTTATCTTAAAGTGTCTTGCAATGGCGGCTTGAACCAAATGCGAGCTGCA ATTTGTGACATGGTGACAGTTGCTCGATTTTTGAACCTCACATTAGTTGTTCCAGAGCTTGATAAAACATCGTTTTGGGCTGATCCCAG TAACTTCGATGATATTTTTGATATGAAGCATTTCATTGATTCATTAAGAGATGAGGTACATATCATTAAGAGGTTGCCAAAGAGACTGAACAGGAAAGTTGCAAATCAACTGCTTGAGATGTCACCTGTAAGCTGGTCAACTGAGAAGTACTATTTAGAACAG GTTCTGCCACTTTTTAGCAAGTATAAAGTGATTCATTTTAACAAAACTGATGCACGTGTGGCCAACAATGGGTTACCAGTTGACTTTCAAAAACTCAGATGCCGTGTCAATTATCAAGCCCTGAAGTTTACCCCACGAATTAACGCATTGGGGAATAAATTGGTTCGCCTTCTAAAAGAGAAGGGAACTTTTGTGGCATTGCATTTGAGATATGAGATGGACATGCTGGCTTTTTCTGGCTGTACTCACGGATGCACCGAGGCAGAAGCGGAAGAGCTCAAAAGAATGAG GTATGCATATCCGTGGTGGAGAGAGAAAGAGATAGTTTCAGAAGAGAGGAGATCGCAGGGGTTATGTCCTCTTACTCCCGAGGAGGCTGCATTAGTATTACAAGCCTTGGGCTTCCATAGAGACACCCAGATTTATATTGCCTCTGGTGAGATCTATGGCAATGAACGGAGGCTCGCAACGTTGCGTGCGGCATTTCCAAGGATT GTGAAGAAGGAGATGTTACTAGATCCTTTGGATCTTCAGCAGTTTCAGAACCACTCATCTCAAATGGCAGCCCTAGATTTTATGGTCTCAGTTGCCAGTGATACATTTATTCCCACTTACGATGGGAACATGGCTAAACTTGTTGAAGGTCACCGCAG ATATCTTGGGTTTCGCAAATCTATACTGCTAGACAGAAGAAaacttgtagagttgctagaccTTTATCAaaatggaacaattcctttgggaaGGTTCTCAAGTGATGTTCGGTTGATGCATGAGAAAAGATTGGGACAGCCAAGTCGTCGGAAGGCTATCGTGGACAAGCCGAAGGAAGAAGACTACTTCTACCCAAACCCTCATGAATGTGTTTGTGAAAGAGTGAACTGTGATGGGTTGACAGGAAACCTTGGAAACTCAAGTGTTGGTTAA
- the LOC113281729 gene encoding NEP1-interacting protein-like 2 isoform X2, giving the protein MEIIRPCTCNGRNQNGSGICGLCGNLGMVSSRGSSSSRSYVGGMTGGGDERRYESRESWIYYYIPRLIVAALSGALTGLFALGAITGALAGRASDSGVLRGAGLGAVAGAILSVEVLEASRAYWCSERSGSRTSSSMADFIEELLHGRFAHQQFAPMFTAYRLQVSIGNVRYDQMYDVPNEVASKGLSADSMKKLSYHVVKDEKRGTSDSVCCAICLQEIEVGDTVRCLQRCRHTFHLACVDRWFLGHGSCPVCRQDVTL; this is encoded by the exons atgGAAATTATTCGTCCTTGTACTTGTAATGGAAGAAACCAGAACGGATCTGGAATTTGTGGATTATGTGGAAATCTTGGAATGGTTTCGAGCAGAGGATCGTCGTCATCGCGTTCGTATGTTGGAGGAATGACTGGTGGTGGAGATGAAAGAAGATATGAAAGTAGAGAAAGTTGGATTTATTATTATATACCAAGATTGATTGTTGCTGCACTTTCTGGAGCTCTTACTGGCTTATTTGCTCTTG GTGCAATTACTGGTGCATTAGCAGGTCGTGCTTCTGATAGTGGTGTTCTTCGTGGAGCTGGTCTAGGAGCTGTTGCTGGAGCCATCCTCTCTGTTGAGGTTTTAGAAGCATCACGTGCATACTGGTGTTCAGAACGATCTGGTTCCCGGACCTCATCATCCATG GCAGATTTCATAGAGGAACTACTCCATGGCCGTTTTGCACACCAACAGTTTGCACCAATGTTCACAGCCTACCGCTTGCAG GTAAGCATTGGCAACGTAAGATATGATCAGATGTATGATGTTCCTAATGAAGTTGCATCAAAGGGTTTGTCTGCCGATTCTATGAAAAAGCTCTCGTACCACGTGGTAAAAGATGAAAAGAGAGGCACTAGTGATAGTGTCTGCTGCGCGATTTGCTTGCAG GAAATTGAAGTGGGAGATACTGTGAGATGTCTACAGCGATGCCGGCACACGTTTCATTTGGCATGTGTGGATAGATGGTTCCTTGGCCATGGCTCATGTCCAGTGTGCAGACAAGATGTAACTTTGTAA
- the LOC113281729 gene encoding NEP1-interacting protein-like 2 isoform X1, which produces MEIIRPCTCNGRNQNGSGICGLCGNLGMVSSRGSSSSRSYVGGMTGGGDERRYESRESWIYYYIPRLIVAALSGALTGLFALAGAFTGAITGALAGRASDSGVLRGAGLGAVAGAILSVEVLEASRAYWCSERSGSRTSSSMADFIEELLHGRFAHQQFAPMFTAYRLQVSIGNVRYDQMYDVPNEVASKGLSADSMKKLSYHVVKDEKRGTSDSVCCAICLQEIEVGDTVRCLQRCRHTFHLACVDRWFLGHGSCPVCRQDVTL; this is translated from the exons atgGAAATTATTCGTCCTTGTACTTGTAATGGAAGAAACCAGAACGGATCTGGAATTTGTGGATTATGTGGAAATCTTGGAATGGTTTCGAGCAGAGGATCGTCGTCATCGCGTTCGTATGTTGGAGGAATGACTGGTGGTGGAGATGAAAGAAGATATGAAAGTAGAGAAAGTTGGATTTATTATTATATACCAAGATTGATTGTTGCTGCACTTTCTGGAGCTCTTACTGGCTTATTTGCTCTTG CTGGAGCTTTCACAGGTGCAATTACTGGTGCATTAGCAGGTCGTGCTTCTGATAGTGGTGTTCTTCGTGGAGCTGGTCTAGGAGCTGTTGCTGGAGCCATCCTCTCTGTTGAGGTTTTAGAAGCATCACGTGCATACTGGTGTTCAGAACGATCTGGTTCCCGGACCTCATCATCCATG GCAGATTTCATAGAGGAACTACTCCATGGCCGTTTTGCACACCAACAGTTTGCACCAATGTTCACAGCCTACCGCTTGCAG GTAAGCATTGGCAACGTAAGATATGATCAGATGTATGATGTTCCTAATGAAGTTGCATCAAAGGGTTTGTCTGCCGATTCTATGAAAAAGCTCTCGTACCACGTGGTAAAAGATGAAAAGAGAGGCACTAGTGATAGTGTCTGCTGCGCGATTTGCTTGCAG GAAATTGAAGTGGGAGATACTGTGAGATGTCTACAGCGATGCCGGCACACGTTTCATTTGGCATGTGTGGATAGATGGTTCCTTGGCCATGGCTCATGTCCAGTGTGCAGACAAGATGTAACTTTGTAA